Part of the Salinimonas lutimaris genome, TTCAACGCCAGTACAAGTAGTCTTAGTCGTATCTTTGATACCAACGATTTCTACTTCTTCACCAACTTTAACGATACCTTGCTCAACACGACCAGTTACAACAGTACCACGGCCTGAGATTGAGAATACGTCTTCGATTGGCAGGATGAACGGCTTATCGATAGCACGCTCTGGCTCTGGGATATATGAATCTAGGGCTTCACCCAGTTCAACGATTTTCTTTTCCCACTCTGCGTCGCCTTCAAGGGCTTTAAGAGCAGAACCTTTGATTACAGGCAGATCGTCGCCTGGGAATTCGTATTCGTTAAGAAGTTCACGAACTTCCATTTCTACCAGCTCAAGCAGCTCTTCGTCATCAACCATGTCACATTTGTTCATGAACACGATGATGTGAGGAATACCAACCTGACGACCCAGCAGGATGTGCTCACGAGTCTGAGGCATAGGGCCATCAGTCGCAGCAACTACCAGGATAGCACCGTCCATCTGAGCAGCACCGGTGATCATGTTTTTAACATAGTCAGCGTGTCCTGGGCAGTCAACGTGCGCGTAGTGGCGGCTTGGAGTGTCATACTCTACGTGAGAAGTAGAGATGGTGATACCACGAGCTTTTTCTTCAGGTGCGTTATCGATCATATCGAAAGCACGTGCGTCACCACCGTGTACTTTAGCAAGTACAGTAGTGATAGCTGCAGTCAGAGTGGTTTTACCGTGGTCAACGTGGCCGATAGTACCCACGTTTACGTGGGGCTTGGAACGTTCAAACTTTTCTTTTGCCATTTTCTATTTTCCCAGCAAAGTTATTTAGAAACTTTTTAAATATTTAGATATAAAATATGAGCTGGGGAGAAGAATGGTGCTGATAGGCAGATTTGAACTGCCGACCTCACCCTTACCAAGGGTGCGCTCTACCAACTGAGCTATATCAGCACACTAATTGGAGCGGGCAGCGGGAATCGAACCCGCATCATCAGCTTGGAAGGCTGAGGTAATAGCCATTATACGATGCCCGCGATCCTAATTCTCTGGCCACCTCATAGAAAAAGTGGTGGAGGGGGCAGGATTCGAACCTGCGAAGGCTGAGCCGGCAGATTTACAGTCTGCTCCCGTTGACCGCTTGGGTACCCCTCCAGAGATTGATGAATGGTGCCGACTGCCGGAATCGAACTGGCGACCTACTGATTACAAGTCAGTTGCTCTACCAACTGAGCTAAGTCGGCTCCTCATCAAGTGGGTGCGCATTCTAGAGTAAACATTTACTCAGTGCAAGTGCTTTTTTGAAATTTCTTTCAATTTTTTTTCGAACGTTGAACCACTTAACAACTTTCGAGGCTTATGTCAGAAGTAAACTTCTGGCATATCGCGCCAGGCCATGCACCACCAAATTCGCGACGAGGATGCTACCATTGAATTGAGCGAATGCAAGCATATTTTTACCTCCACCCCCAATTATTATGGAAAAATCCGTTTGTTTGCTCGACAAATAATCAACCGCGCTTAAATAAACACCACGCACCGCTGCCTGGCATCCAAAAGACACGCAATCCTGAGTGGATTGGCCAACAGAAAAATCCTCGGGAATGCGATCATCAGCAAACACCCTGGCGGTATTTTTTACCAGACTTTCTTTCATCAGCTGGTAGCCCGGCGTAATCCAACCGCCTAAATGTTGACCGTTTGCCACAAAATCACAGGTGATGGCCGTACCAATATCTATCACCGCAAATGCCTGTTCGGTCATTTCGTGTGCAGCTATCATTGCCAGCCAGCGATCCACCCCCATTTTATCTACCTGAGCATAGCTATTAAGTAGTCCGAACTGCTGTTTTTCTGTAACAATGATATGCAGCTGAATATGATTTGCCGCACAAAACTGATGCAGTAAGGCCTCATTTTCATCGGAGGCCACGTTAGCCAGAAAAATATGATGGATATTGCCCAGCAATGACACCTTATTTAATAATGCAGTCAGGTTGTCGCACACTGCCACGTTACCGTTCAGTTTATCCAGCGTAACGTACTTGACCCGGGTATTGCCGGCGTCAACCAGCAATACCTGATTTTCACATACCACGCAGGCTTACCTCACCACCATGAAACCGCATTATGCCATCCCGGGTTTCTACTAATAAGGCACCGCTGGCATCAACGCCACAATCAATACCGCTAAAGCGTTTCTCGCCCATCTGCAAAACAATGGTCTTATCAGCAAATAAATCCAGCGATTCCCAGATAGGAACAAATTTACCAAAGCCAAAGGCAGCAAAATCATTCAGATGATGATGTAAAGAGTCGACCAGGTGTGCAGCCAGTTCATTACGATCCGGCTCACTGGCCAGTACGCTGCATAAATCGGTATGTGGCTGGCCAACATCATATTGGGCAGCCGGCACATACACATTCAGGCCAATACCAATGACCGAATGCGCTGTGGCACCAATCTGCCCTTCTACTTCTATCAGTACACCAGCCAGCTTCTTGCCTCCCAGATAAATATCGTTGGGCCACTTCACCTGGGCATCATCAATTCCCATCCGGCGCAGCGCTTCACAAATCGCCACGCCCACCATCAGTGATAACCCGGCCATACTCTGATAACCGTCTGGAAATGACCAGTACATTGAAAAGGTCAGGCTTCCGCCCACCGGAGCCAGCCACTGCCTGCCATGCCGACCGCGTCCGGCAGTCTGAATTTCTGAAAACAGGGTGTCGCCATTGGCCAGCTCATCGCGGTTATTGGCAATTTTCTTTTTCAGTTCGGTATTGGTCGACTCAAGCACTGACGCAACTTGTACTGTTGACAAGCGGTTGCCTGGTAAGTGGCGTTTGATTTTATCTGCATCCAGTAACGTAAACGGCCGGTTGAGGCGATACCCTTTACCTTTTACCTTGAACACATCCAGTCCCCAGTCTGACAACTGACTGATATGACCAGCCACTGCGGTACGGGATAACCCGACCTGCTGTGCTATGACCTCTCCGGAATGAAACTGCCCGTCCGATAACAGTGACAATATATGCTGGCGAATCAGTTTGGAGGCATGTTTCATAAATTGACTAATCCTTCTTTACCCACCAGACGAACTTCCGGCTCAAGCGCCACATTAAATCTGGTGTTTACCGTATCCATGATCTCACGGGCTAACAATACCACATCAGAACCAGTTGCCTGCCCCAGATTTGTCAGTACCAACGGCTGAGTAATATGGCACTTTACCTTGCCTACCTGTTTTCCTTTATAGCCTGCCTGATCAATCAGCCAGGCAGCGGGAATTTTTACATTATCATCTGCAACCGGGTAATGAGGAACCTCAGGATAGCGTGCCTGTAGTTTGCTGAAAGCCGTTGCACTGATCACCGGGTTTTTGAAAAAGCTACCCGCGTTCCCTGCCACGTCCGGGTCTGGCAGTTTGGCCCGGCGAACCCGAATCACTTCATTATAAATACTCTGTGCTGTCGGGTTCTCGAGAGCTTTGAGCTCGCCGTAGCGAGTATTCAGCGAGTAGGTTTTAGGCAGGCAGAAATTCACATGCGTAATAATCACCTTCCCCAGTAAGGCTTGCTTAAATATGCTGTCGCGATAACCAAACTGACACTCAGCATTATTCAGGACCTGTGTTAGCCCTGTAGCAAGCTCCACCATTTCCACCGAGGTAATAAAATCAGCCACCTCCAGCCCATAAGCACCGATGTTCTGAATGGGCGATGCACCAACCGCTCCAGGGATTAAAGCCAGATTTTCCATCCCGTGCCAGCCTTGCGCTAATGCAGTAGTAACCAGGTTGTGCCAGTTCTCGCCAGCACCAACCCGTAAGCTAACAGCCGTATCACTGTTGGATACTTCTATACCCGTAATCCGGTTAAGCAGTACCGCACCATCATAATTTTCAATAAAGACCGTATTGCTGCCCTCGCCCAACAAATAATGCTGCGGATATTGCCTGCATAGTGATAATGCAGAAGGAACATCATGAAAGGTTTCGAGCTGCTGAGCTTCAGCCTGCAAATGAAAAGAATGGTAATTTTGAAGTGACGGCACCTGACACCTGAGCGTGGAGTTTCAAAGTGCCGTCATATTAGGACATGCGCAGGTAGATGGAAAGAGACGACACTGATGAAATCAACTAAGTCCGTGGGACTGTTTAAACTCTTGAAAGGCGGCCAGCGCATTTGCATCGTTAACATGACGAAGCAAACGATTCAGCGTCTGCCGCTCCTCTTTTGGTGCAGTTTCAATCAGGTCGAGTACTTCCTTATATCGCTTATCAACAAAAGCCTGGCCCTGACCGGTTGGTGTCTGAATCTCATCGTTCTGCAACTGCGCAAACATAAAGCGTTGATACCGTGTAAATGCAGTAGAACCGAATACCCAGCAATGTTTTTTATTACTTTTTATATAACCGTGCCGGTTATCTTTAAATATAGATTGCGTAGCAGCTGTACCAATAGGGCGGCCTTTTCCCAGCATAGAAATATATTCTTTCTCACTTCGGTACTTTCGATGAATAATAAAAGCACGTTCCTGCGTGAAAGGAGGCACAAGAGGTAAAGTCCGGGAAAAGTGTTCATTAATCGGAGCATACTTATCTCCATTATCCCGACAGTAGGTAAGCGTATGGTCTATAACATTGTGCGGGTTCATGGTGACAGGCGTGACGGTAGTCTTGTAAACAGACTTCACTTGCTCTGCTGCTTCAAACTCAAACCGGCAGTTGTCTATAACATGGCCAAATGGGATGTGCTCGTCGGTTTTATTCAGCCAGCTAAAACACATTATGTCGGTGTGCTTATGCCGCTTTATCCAGCTGTTAATAGAATCTTTTAAATTTGCCGGTACCCAAAACTCATCAATATCCAGAAACATCAAATGCGTGTAGCCTTGCCGCCATGCCGTGTAGAACGCCTCTCTGTAAATTCTGACCTGAGGAGAGTCGGCAGCACCACTAAAGCAGTCATCCGCGTTTATGACAGTAACCGAAGGATGACCAATCGCTGCTAATAATTGATCTGTGTTATCCGAGCAGTGATTCGTGTGAATCTCGATATGGTCAAAGCCAAAGTAAAGATGGTGATAAATCCATTCAGCCAGGTAGGCACTTTCATTCCTTGCAATAGCGACCAGTTTAACCTTAATTCCGGATAACATCCTTAATTCATGAAGAGACTTATTTAACGAGCGGGTTAATCCTGTTGCATTAACTAGTTTAGAAAGACTACGCATCTGAGCTTGCTTTTGCCGCCTTATCAGAACGCATTTGTTTAAATGCACTGCTGACCTCTGGCAAATTAATATTTTTCAATAACCGACTCAGCAAAGACCGTTCAGACGAAGGGGCATTGGCTATCATCTTTACAACCTGCTGATAGCGTGACTCTACCATCTGCTGAGCTTC contains:
- a CDS encoding glycosyltransferase family 2 protein, producing the protein MHLNKCVLIRRQKQAQMRSLSKLVNATGLTRSLNKSLHELRMLSGIKVKLVAIARNESAYLAEWIYHHLYFGFDHIEIHTNHCSDNTDQLLAAIGHPSVTVINADDCFSGAADSPQVRIYREAFYTAWRQGYTHLMFLDIDEFWVPANLKDSINSWIKRHKHTDIMCFSWLNKTDEHIPFGHVIDNCRFEFEAAEQVKSVYKTTVTPVTMNPHNVIDHTLTYCRDNGDKYAPINEHFSRTLPLVPPFTQERAFIIHRKYRSEKEYISMLGKGRPIGTAATQSIFKDNRHGYIKSNKKHCWVFGSTAFTRYQRFMFAQLQNDEIQTPTGQGQAFVDKRYKEVLDLIETAPKEERQTLNRLLRHVNDANALAAFQEFKQSHGLS
- the tuf gene encoding elongation factor Tu, producing MAKEKFERSKPHVNVGTIGHVDHGKTTLTAAITTVLAKVHGGDARAFDMIDNAPEEKARGITISTSHVEYDTPSRHYAHVDCPGHADYVKNMITGAAQMDGAILVVAATDGPMPQTREHILLGRQVGIPHIIVFMNKCDMVDDEELLELVEMEVRELLNEYEFPGDDLPVIKGSALKALEGDAEWEKKIVELGEALDSYIPEPERAIDKPFILPIEDVFSISGRGTVVTGRVEQGIVKVGEEVEIVGIKDTTKTTCTGVEMFRKLLDEGRAGENVGVLLRGTKRDEVERGQVLAKPGSITPHTQFEAEVYVLSKDEGGRHTPFFKGYRPQFYFRTTDVTGAVQLPEGVEMVMPGDNLKFVVDLIAPIAMDEGLRFAIREGGRTVGAGVVSKIIA
- the birA gene encoding bifunctional biotin--[acetyl-CoA-carboxylase] ligase/biotin operon repressor BirA; its protein translation is MKHASKLIRQHILSLLSDGQFHSGEVIAQQVGLSRTAVAGHISQLSDWGLDVFKVKGKGYRLNRPFTLLDADKIKRHLPGNRLSTVQVASVLESTNTELKKKIANNRDELANGDTLFSEIQTAGRGRHGRQWLAPVGGSLTFSMYWSFPDGYQSMAGLSLMVGVAICEALRRMGIDDAQVKWPNDIYLGGKKLAGVLIEVEGQIGATAHSVIGIGLNVYVPAAQYDVGQPHTDLCSVLASEPDRNELAAHLVDSLHHHLNDFAAFGFGKFVPIWESLDLFADKTIVLQMGEKRFSGIDCGVDASGALLVETRDGIMRFHGGEVSLRGM
- the murB gene encoding UDP-N-acetylmuramate dehydrogenase → MPSLQNYHSFHLQAEAQQLETFHDVPSALSLCRQYPQHYLLGEGSNTVFIENYDGAVLLNRITGIEVSNSDTAVSLRVGAGENWHNLVTTALAQGWHGMENLALIPGAVGASPIQNIGAYGLEVADFITSVEMVELATGLTQVLNNAECQFGYRDSIFKQALLGKVIITHVNFCLPKTYSLNTRYGELKALENPTAQSIYNEVIRVRRAKLPDPDVAGNAGSFFKNPVISATAFSKLQARYPEVPHYPVADDNVKIPAAWLIDQAGYKGKQVGKVKCHITQPLVLTNLGQATGSDVVLLAREIMDTVNTRFNVALEPEVRLVGKEGLVNL
- a CDS encoding type III pantothenate kinase, which translates into the protein MVCENQVLLVDAGNTRVKYVTLDKLNGNVAVCDNLTALLNKVSLLGNIHHIFLANVASDENEALLHQFCAANHIQLHIIVTEKQQFGLLNSYAQVDKMGVDRWLAMIAAHEMTEQAFAVIDIGTAITCDFVANGQHLGGWITPGYQLMKESLVKNTARVFADDRIPEDFSVGQSTQDCVSFGCQAAVRGVYLSAVDYLSSKQTDFSIIIGGGGKNMLAFAQFNGSILVANLVVHGLARYARSLLLT